In the genome of Notamacropus eugenii isolate mMacEug1 chromosome 5, mMacEug1.pri_v2, whole genome shotgun sequence, one region contains:
- the NMNAT1 gene encoding nicotinamide/nicotinic acid mononucleotide adenylyltransferase 1 isoform X1, translating to MGQAAVKLFGGHSSSKVACANPVMENLEHRTEVVLLACGSFNPITYMHLRLFELAKDYMNATGEYNVIKGIISPVGDAYKKKGLISAHHRVVMAELAIQTSKWLEVDTWESLHKDWVETAKVLSYHQQRLAAKSSDYSPQASPSPVLPGGKRKRNGDGQDLSEKKPSAPQKKRPPQLKLLCGADFLESFGVPNLWKLEDITTIVENYGLVCITRTGNNAEKFIYESDILWKHRNNIHLVNEWITNDISSTKIRRALRRGQSIRYLVPEPVQQYIEKHSLYSSESEDRNAGCIIAPLLKARQ from the exons tgGCTTGTGCAAATCCAGTCATGGAGAATTTGGAACATAGAACAGAAGTGGTCCTTCTGGCCTGTGGCTCTTTTAATCCCATCACCTACATGCACCTGCGGTTGTTTGAGCTTGCCAAGGACTACATGAATGCCACAG GAGAATATAACGTTATTAAAGGCATCATTTCCCCGGTTGGTGATGCATATAAGAAGAAAGGCCTCATCAGTGCCCATCATCGAGTTGTGATGGCAGAGCTTGCCATCCAGACCTCCAAATGGCTGGAGGTAGACACCTGGGAAAGTCTTCATAAGGACTGGGTAGAGACGGCCAAAGTGCTCAG CTACCATCAACAGAGACTGGCAGCTAAGAGCTCTGACTACAGCCCACAGGCCTCTCCTTCCCCAGTCCTTcctggagggaagaggaagaggaatggaGATGGCCAAGATCTCAGTGAAAAGAAGCCATCAGCACCACAAAAAAAGC GTCCACCGCAGTTGAAGTTGCTGTGTGGGGCAGATTTTCTGGAATCTTTTGGTGTCCCCAACTTGTGGAAGCTGGAGGATATCACCACCATTGTGGAAAATTACGGGCTTGTGTGTATCACCCGGACTGGAAATAACGCCGAGAAATTTATCTATGAGTCAGATATTCTTTGGAAACACAGAAACAACATTCACCTGGTGAATGAATGGATTACCAATGACATCTCATCCACAAAGATTCGGCGGGCTTTGAGGAGAGGCCAGAGCATCCGCTACCTGGTGCCAGAGCCTGTCCAGCAGTACATTGAAAAGCACAGTCTGTACAGCTCGGAGAGTGAGGACAGGAACGCAGGCTGTATCATCGCCCCTTTGCTGAAAGCCAGGCAATAG
- the NMNAT1 gene encoding nicotinamide/nicotinic acid mononucleotide adenylyltransferase 1 isoform X2, which produces MENLEHRTEVVLLACGSFNPITYMHLRLFELAKDYMNATGEYNVIKGIISPVGDAYKKKGLISAHHRVVMAELAIQTSKWLEVDTWESLHKDWVETAKVLSYHQQRLAAKSSDYSPQASPSPVLPGGKRKRNGDGQDLSEKKPSAPQKKRPPQLKLLCGADFLESFGVPNLWKLEDITTIVENYGLVCITRTGNNAEKFIYESDILWKHRNNIHLVNEWITNDISSTKIRRALRRGQSIRYLVPEPVQQYIEKHSLYSSESEDRNAGCIIAPLLKARQ; this is translated from the exons ATGGAGAATTTGGAACATAGAACAGAAGTGGTCCTTCTGGCCTGTGGCTCTTTTAATCCCATCACCTACATGCACCTGCGGTTGTTTGAGCTTGCCAAGGACTACATGAATGCCACAG GAGAATATAACGTTATTAAAGGCATCATTTCCCCGGTTGGTGATGCATATAAGAAGAAAGGCCTCATCAGTGCCCATCATCGAGTTGTGATGGCAGAGCTTGCCATCCAGACCTCCAAATGGCTGGAGGTAGACACCTGGGAAAGTCTTCATAAGGACTGGGTAGAGACGGCCAAAGTGCTCAG CTACCATCAACAGAGACTGGCAGCTAAGAGCTCTGACTACAGCCCACAGGCCTCTCCTTCCCCAGTCCTTcctggagggaagaggaagaggaatggaGATGGCCAAGATCTCAGTGAAAAGAAGCCATCAGCACCACAAAAAAAGC GTCCACCGCAGTTGAAGTTGCTGTGTGGGGCAGATTTTCTGGAATCTTTTGGTGTCCCCAACTTGTGGAAGCTGGAGGATATCACCACCATTGTGGAAAATTACGGGCTTGTGTGTATCACCCGGACTGGAAATAACGCCGAGAAATTTATCTATGAGTCAGATATTCTTTGGAAACACAGAAACAACATTCACCTGGTGAATGAATGGATTACCAATGACATCTCATCCACAAAGATTCGGCGGGCTTTGAGGAGAGGCCAGAGCATCCGCTACCTGGTGCCAGAGCCTGTCCAGCAGTACATTGAAAAGCACAGTCTGTACAGCTCGGAGAGTGAGGACAGGAACGCAGGCTGTATCATCGCCCCTTTGCTGAAAGCCAGGCAATAG